The DNA window CTCCAATCCCGGTGCCCGTGGAACCGGGTATCTTTATGAGATCTGGTATGAAGATGGATCGGCCGTAAAAAACAATTCCAATAACGATGAGACCTATATTGATGAACACGGTCAAAGTAAGGTGAATGAGGTTAGGGTTCATGATGAACGGCGACTGAAATTATCAACAAAGGGTATTCCCCCCGAACCTGTTCTTGTTGTTCATGAAGGAAAAGCGACAATTATTACAGGATTTGACACAAAAGATCCTCCAATGCAGCCGAACCTGCTTCGTCATTACTGGAGACAGATACCTCAATAACCTGAAATGTTATCAACTAGGAGGGATGCAATATCATGCGTATTGTAAAATATTTTAATGTTACCGCAGCTCTATTACTATGTAGCCTGTCGATGTTTCTGAACATAAGTCTTGCTACAGAGCAACCACCAACGGAGTTAAGAGCTTTTATTATGGAAATTGATCTCAAGAACGATCTGATGGTAGTGGCTGAAAAAGACATCCATCTATTGGCCCAAATCGTTAATGGGAAAAAGGTATGGAAGACTGTTTTTGTAGATGCTCAAGGTAATCCCATCCCAGCTCAAACATATAAAGAAAAGGACAGAGTGCTCGTCCGCGGGGAGGAATCTGCCTCTGGAGCTATCGTTGCTCACGAAATCATTAAGTTTTCCGAACAATCCACAGAGAAAAAAAAGCCGAGCAGCACAAACCCAGAGAATTCTAACTCCTATAATTCTCTTCCACCAGAGATTCGTTTAGAAGGGGGAGTCTGGAAGAATTAGAGAGGATTGTTTGGATTTTTCCCAAGCCAGTTCAGTTGGATCAACACTGTACTCTGATGGTAACGGCTCAGGTTGTCAGTTTACGGTTGACAGTTGACGGTGATTGGGTCCTGCCAATGGCTGAGAACACACTGACATTGAGTATCATGCGATGATTTATGACAAACCATAATTCTTTTAACCGTAAACCGATAACTGATTACCGTTAACCTGTGTAGTTACCTCTGATGAAAGAATAAGTGAGGCATCATCACGTAACTTTCAACCGGAACTAGTTATTCGTCAAGCAACAAAAACACAAGGAAAAGTAAGGTGCATAAACAAGGCATGGAGAGAACGATAGAAAACCAAACAACATGCCTATGCTGCGGAACCTGCTGCATCAAGGGCGGGCCAGCCCTTCACCAATCAGACCTTCCACTCATTCATGAGCGACGGCTTGCCCTTGGCGACATGATCACCATTCGCCAAGGTGAGCCTGTCATCTCACCTCTCACCAACAGTGTGGAACCGGCACGTATTGAACTAATCAAACTTGTCGGTCATAACGATTCCTGGATCTGCCACTTTTTCGACAAAACAAAGAAGACGTGCGGAATCTATGCCCATCGGCCGCTCGAATGTAAGCTGCTGAAATGTTGGGATTCGTCGTCACTCACCAATATCATCTACCAACACTGTTTAAAACGCGAGGATATATTACAAGATGATGAAGAACTTTGGGAATTGATCTCATTGCAGGAAGAGCATTGCAGTTTTGCCAAAATCTCTCAACTTTCTACAAAATTTGCTGAAGTCAATGACCAAACTTTACTGACAGAAATTGCCCAAATTGTTACTCTGGACTTCAGAATCAGACAAAAAGCTGTCCAAAAGCGGTCCTTAAGTCTAGCTTCAGAACTCCTCTATTTCGGCAGACCCCTATTCAAATCTCTGAAATTTTTCCAATTAACAATCAAGGAAGATCCATTTGGGGTTACAGTCATCCCTGCATCATTTGGGACGGAGCGATAATTTTCCCTCGCGGGTGTTTAAATCCATACGGAAGCGGCTCAAATAGTTCATACCCAATAGACCAACGCCCGGTTGATCAGGAATATCGATAACCAAAGCGCTAACATTATTTTCCACCCAGCCTTCGATCTCCAATGTCTCAATCAGCACCTCGGTGGCCGATATCACTCCCCCTGCTGTTGACACTGAGTGGCTGTCCCAATGCCCTCCACGAACCGGTCGTAACCCTAAAGATTCAGCCGTAGCAGACGGGATTGTCACTAGTGAGGCCCCGGTATCCACTAGAAAACTTTGTCGAATAGATTGATTCAACTCGGAAGTTACTGGAATCCGATTACTTCCTGCAACAAAACGGATCACAACCGTGCCTTCATCTCCCTTCAATTCCGAAATTTTTCGAGCGAGCAACTCATAACGATCCTGCATTGCTGCAGGGTACTCCATCATGCTTATCAGGCGCTCAGCTCCTTGCCAGTCCCCATTCAGCAAAGCTAACTCAACCCCCAATAGATGAACGTATGGGTCATTTGGATAGTAGGCCTTAGCTTTGGCCAAAACTTGAGCCGCCTCGACAAGAGACTTAACAGTGACTAAGGATTGCAACCAGTCCTGATAGAGTTTAAGGTGCAGTTCATTGACTGCGGGCACATCAACGCCCCCCTTTTCAACAAGATCCTTGCCGAGGGTTTCAAGTTTTATAATCGCAGGCTCAATCCCTTGAGTCGATGTGATCACAGGAATCAAGTCAAGCAAGAGTTTGATGTCGCCTATCTCTCGCAAGATATCATCGTTAAGGATATCGACAAGTTGCGCCCCTTGACCTTGATGGATGAGTTCCTCAGCCAACTGTTTAAGTAACTTTCCAACAACATCTACCCGCAAGAAGTCGGGTGTGTCGTTCAACGGCAATTTGGGTTGCCGGGAAAATCCGTCAACAAGGGCTTTCAATCGCTCCAAGGAAGAATTGTTTGCTTTCATGGACAAGGCTAGAGCGAACTTTTCCTCTCTGCCATTAGCAAAAGTTTGATCATAGAAATTACGAACATCACTGTTTGCTACTATCCTGGAACCAACCGGGCCATTCCAGAGATACACGTTATCAAGCCACGCACCAAAAGACCAGCCCACAATCGATTCTTGCTGAATGAACACCCCAAACTCTTTGATGTCCAGGGGTAATGGACAGACCACAAAATATCCTTGTCTACTGCCTGGCATTAATTGAATGTCTAATATCTCTTTTTGAGACTCAATACTCATCCAGGCTAAGGGAGCGTCAGCAACCCACTGAGCAAGAGATGCCTCCCCCTCGTGCTCAGTAAACGAGGCTAACTGCCAAAGGCTGACCACCCTTCCCTTGTTCCAGATCCCTGAAGCAATCTCAGCAGTTGACCCATCATCCCGGGAAACCGTCCACTGAGAGCCTCCATATAAAGCCCGAGTCGGCATGGCAATCCAGCCATTCCCCATCAAGGCGGCCTGAAGTTTAGCCATCTGACGTCCACCGGGTCCAATAATTGAGACCCAACCGGTCCTTAAAATCACCGATTTATCTTGTGCCGATTTTTGAACCTCTGTCTCGTTCGATAAAGGCTTAGCGTCAGAGGAAACGTCCTGCGGAGTATTGGCATCGTCTAAAACAGCTTTCAGTCGATCTGCCATCTCCTTCCGTTTACTGTTTTTCTTGTTTTGAACTTCCTCACGCTCAGCTGCAGAAAGTTCCGGTTTACTCTCATCATGCGTAAAGAGCGAATCACGAAATACAAAACCAAAGCCACTAATCCACAGACAAAACATTGCGAGAATCATCAAACGTTTTCTGTTACGAAAACGATCAACACGCCGTTGAAAGTGAAACGGAGCTCCGCATTGCACACAGTGACTCACAGCATCGTGATTATCAGTTTTACATCTGACGCATCTCACCAGATCTCACCAAACACATTAATCCGTAAAATACTTTGATTACCGATCAGATAAGTAAACCACAAACCCTGAGCCTGTTTACAAGAGAAAAGAATACGATACGTTGGGTCGTTAAGAACAATCATCTGAGCAGTATTTTTCATAAACCATAGCCTAATGAAGCAATCAGTCACGAAACTTATCGTAACAACTTATTATTGTTTGCTATTTTCCTGACCAACTCTCGGTAATCGCTCGCCCCTGGTGAACCTGGAGCAAATTCATAGATGCTGCGACCATAGGCTGGGGCTTCGGACAGTCTGACATTGTAACGAATAGGAGAACAAACATTATTTCCATACAACTCCTTCAGTTTTTCTAAAATACCAATCGATTTTTTAACCCTCATATCAAGAAAGGTTGGCAGGATGTATTTAAGAGCCACCTGAGGCCGATACTTTTGAATTGAGGCAATACTTTTTAAGAATTCAACCAATCCCTGAATAGACATGACCTCAAGTGAAACCGGGGCCAGTATTTCAGTAACAAAAAATAGAATGTTAACTGTCAAAGGATCCCACCCAGGAGAGGTGTCAACGATAACATAATCAAAATCCTTGGTAGGCTCAGCCAAGGTTTCAGCCAGAGTCAATTCGCCGCCAAAATCCTTCCTGCCAATCAGTCGCTTGACCCCAGCAAGTGATTTTCCACCCCCAAGTAACCACAATCGTTCACGGACCTGGAGCATAGTCTCCTCAGGTCCCAGTTCTCCCAGAACTAACTCAGTAAGTCCAGCATTAGGTGTCACACCTAACATATAACTGGATTGTCCCTGGGTATCAGTGTCAATCAACAGCACTTTAAACCCGGCGAGAGACAAACCCATAGCAAGATTTACCGCTGTCGTCGTTTTCCCAACACCGCCTTTGCTCAACGAGACACTTATCTTCCTAGGCCCCTCTTTCTTCTTCACAGGAGGCGGCGCAACAATCGCAGCAGGCGATTCTGTCAAATCGAGAGGAAAATAATTGCCACAGAATTTGCACTTCGCTTTTTTAACATGAGCAGGGATGGCCTTTTCGTCAATATTGTGCTGTTTTTTGCAATGGGGACAAATTATAATCATCGCATCGATACTCCTTAATATTCAGTCTCGGATTCCTCGAGCAATCAAACTCTACGACTTCTCGTGATTTTTTTTAAGCAATTCACGAATCAAGGCGCTATCCTTGCCTTTCTCCACAAACTCATGCAGCACCACAGTGATAGCACTCTCGACAATTCTGGATTTACTCGCCTTAGATTTCGAATTGGCAGGGAGGAAATCACGAATATCTTCCTTGGCCTCACCCAGATTGTCAAACACCTCTTTAGTCAGATAGTGAGTAGTTTTATGCTTCTTCCCCTGACGATTTTTTTTCTTTGCCTTTGGAGATTTCGCTAACGGTTTATTTTGTAAAGCATTCGAATCCATATGAGTCAATTTCATCAACTCTTCGATTCCACGAACCATACTTGATGAAGAATCATTTAATATGTCACCCAGAATATCGAATTTCTTATTTTCACTCATAGCAGATAATCCTATCAAGGTACAAAAAGGGAACTGCGACTCTTCTGCAGATAACGGATAATGGCATCCTGGCATTCATTGGAAATCGATATCAGTTCAATTCCACAGAGATCATGAATCCCGTCATTAGATAAATGCATCACCACCCCATCAGTTGAAAATGAGTGCCCCCCAATGGTAAGCAATATTCCCTGAAACTGAGCAAGGCTCTTCATCTCACCAGAATGATTGAGGTAGATACCAACGCCACGTTCGCTCAGATTAAATACAACGTAATGATTGCCGTTAATAGTTAACGAAATCTGCTCCTGTTCACCAACCGGGGTACGGAAACCATGCCGCAAGATTTGCTCAAGCGTCACATGGATTTCAGGGGAACCATCAGAGGTTTTTTCCTCCTGAAAATTATCGTCAGCGTCAAACTCAAGGCCATGCCCATATTTTATATCCATGCCAATCCTCCTTTGCCTCAATCCACAACATTTCTTATATCATTAAATGATGTAACGTATTCGATGTCAATCGCTAACTACTAAATATCCCAGAATGATACGGTTGCTAGAAAACGTATCTCAAAAACAACGTTATAGAAATACTGTATCTGATCACAGGGTAGGGACTTTCACCCCATTAGTTCACGCCCGTACCGGGCGTACACCAGTGCATACAGCGGAACGCCGGGAAGCACTGTTTTTTTGTTCATCTACAATGGCGGCGTCCACTGATGCTTGGCGTTCAGCTCTCAATTTAATATTCCTATTGACGAATGACGTATCTCGTCATGTCATATAGCTATGATCAAATCCTTCAAATGCAAAGATACGGAAAAGCTTTTTGACGATTTGGATGTAAAAAAATTCAGAAGTTTTTCTAGGACAGCAAGAATAAAACTTGAAGTTCTGAATGCAGCTATTTCTTTGCAAAGTTTGCGAATTCCCCCTGGGAATAGGCTTGAGCAGTTAAAAGGCGATAGAAGCGGACAGCACAGCATTAGGATTAACGACCAGTGGCGTATTTGTTTCGTATGGTCGGCAGAAAACGTCTTCGACGTAGAAATTGTTGATTATTACAAGGGGTAGAATTATGGCAACCAAACTAACTCCAATCACTCCGGGCGATGTATTATTGGAAGAATTTCTTAAGCCAATGGAAATCACTCAAAACCAGTTAGCAAAAGACATTAATGTCCCTGCAAACCGGGTAAGTCAAATTATCCATGGCAAAAGAGAAATTACTGCTGATACTGCGTTACGTCTCGGTAAGTATTTTGGTATTGAGCCGGAATTTTGGCTCAACCTTCAGGTACGGTACAATATGAAAATAGCTAAAAGTAAAGTGGGCAAGTTAATTGATAGAGAAGTTAAAAATCACTTTTCTCAAACTAACCATCGCAATCTTTCGTCCACATAAAATGCTGATTTCACAGCAATAATTAACAACACCGCAGCAAGAAGCGAGATATTAAACCCAAGCTTTGCAATAAATCCGAATCGGGTAAGGGCGGGTTTCTCTCCCGCCCTTACCACACTATCCTTTCCCGACCTTCTCGCAAAGATTGGTATCGAGAAGTCGAACATCAAAAAACATAACGGCGCCATCACAGTGGACAGTCAAGAAGGAAAAGGCTCTTGTTTCACCGTCTCTATCCCGCTACGCGACGCCCTGCACGACAACAGGCTTGACGATTTTATCTCAGCGCGAATTGCACCTTAATTTTCTTGAGAAGAAAACAGCCAGACGTCATCTTCTTGATTAACAATAAAAAGAAGACCTCATGCAACAGCACGCGTGACGCTTAATTCCGCAAAAATCATGCTCCATTCCTCTACATAACTACTAATACAAACAATAATTACTTGATTTATATTAGTAGTTCCGCTATCTACTGTTAATAAATTACCATAACATCAACCACGCCGCACTTATCTCACCTTCTCAGCTCATCCCTGGACACTATGTCCAAGAAAAGGAGCGAATAGAATAACATCCATACAGTCACCAGATTTACTCATTTTATCTGCCACACAACCCAAGAGGTTAAAAAGCCGTAACTTCTGCCCACCACGCACATCAAACCATGAAAAGAGGAGAAAAAAATGGCAAAGAAAGCGTTACTTGTTGGAATCAATGACTACAAAGGAATCAGTGACCTGCGCGGGTGCATCAACGATGTTACTAACATGCGGGATATCCTGAAGACCTATCTCGGCTTTACCAACAGAGATATCCGCGTCTTGGTAGACAGTCGTGCAACCAAAGCGAATATCGTTTCCCGGCTCCAGACTATGGTGAGCACTGCCAAATCAGGCGATTTTTTGGTGTTTCATTTTTCCGGCCATGGCTCCCAGATCCGTGATCGCAATGGCGATGAATTGGAAGACCAGATGGATGAACTCATCTGCCCCTATGATATGGACTGGGACGGCACCTTTATTACCGACGACTCTCTCAACAGCATTTTCAGCAAACTGCCCAAAGGCGTGCTGCTTGAAGTTTTTCTGGATAGCTGCCACTCTGGCACCGGTCTCCGTGATATTAACTTTGGACGTCCGGCAAATTTAGGACCGGAACACACCACCCTGGATCGGTTCCTTGCTCCACCCGCAGACATTGAATGCCGCCTTGAAGGAGAGGAAGATGATCTAAAGTCCCCGCGAAGCTTCAGAAGCGCCAATCGCAGCACAGTCCACCACATCCTCTGGGCCGGCTGCAAAGACAACCAGACCTCGGCAGATGCTTTCATCAACAACAGTTACAATGGGGCCTTCACCTACTTTTTCTGTAAACATATGCGTGCCAGCGGCGGCACTCTTTCCCGCAAAGAACTGCTGAGCCGGGTGAGACAATCTCTCAGGAACGACGGCTATTCCCAAATCCCGCAACTCGAATGCGAAGCGACGGTTCGCAACGCTCGCAGCCTGACCGCTACCGAAAAGGCCAAAAGCAAAAAATGACCTGATGTGATCATAAAAGAGACTCTTTGACCAGGCTCGCACCTCTCGGGATGCGAGCCTTTTTTATTCGAAAAAGCCCGGGGTCAGACCCTCTGTCCAGAAATCCCTGAATGTCCCACATTGTTCCGATTTTAACTAAACTTATCCTTGCCTTTTACTGGTATTCATGTTCCTTTATCAAGTCATAAATAGAGTTTAAAAACAAGGGCATTCCCCCCGCCAGATCACACCAGAGCATATATGCGACTGAGACCTAGAGAGCAGAAATGAAAATAAATTACTCTACCTAAAAAGAAAAAACCGACATGAAACGACACATTGGACTTTTCCTAGGCATCCTCCTTCTGACAGGGGCAAAAACCACCTTTGCCACCAGTTACTACTATACCTTCGAAGTAACCTCAGTTTCGCCAAACAACACCGGGATACCCCCCGCCTCCATCATCGGGCATAAATATATATTTTTTGTTGATCCTGACCGCAATGGTTTCCTTCCCTCAGGAGCTTCTAGCTCTAGTTTTTTTTACGCTCATTTGATGAACAATGCTGAGTTGGCAAGACTAACCCCTGAGTTTTTATCTTTAATCGGAGTTGTAGTCGATACCCTGCCCCCTCCCTTCGATCCTTCAAAATATGGTAACATCCTCTTTGATGAGTACAGCGACAACAATCCCGCTAACACCATTATTATAGATTGGGGATCTTCGGACTCTTCGATAAAACAGCTTGAAAGCACCAGAACTCCTGTCCCTGGCAGCTACGGGGATAAGAACCACCTGTTCGGCCTGAACATATTCAAAGAAGGCAATATGTTCACCATGCAGGATTATGGTGAGATATTAATTACCTACAAACACCCAGTCTACAAAAAGGACGCCGCTGGCAAAACGATCTGGGAAGGCGGAAACAAGGTGATTGATTATTATGAGCCAGACACATATGCTCCCCAATTTACTCTGCTGCAGACAACAGTCAAACTGACCCACATCACCCCAGTCCCTGAACCTGCCACCTTCATTCTGTTCGGTTCAGGACTGACGGGTCTAGTGGCGGCACGTAGGAAAAAGAAATCGAGAGCCAAGAGCTGGGCCATTATACAATGATGGGATCTGCCATGGTCACACAATCAAGACTCGTCCACTATTTCTGCGGCATTTTCCTGACTTGAGAATGTGATCACAGACGACGCAGAACCAGAAAAACCATGATGCACTCTGACATTGGAGAACCGATTACGTAAACGTTCACCAGGCACCCCATCTGCTTTGTCAGCAGCCTGCTCATGTGCAACCAGCACACTTCGCAGACCGCTTTATTGACCGACGAAGCGGGTCAATATAAATCGCGCAGGTAA is part of the Desulfobulbaceae bacterium genome and encodes:
- a CDS encoding AAA family ATPase, with translation MIIICPHCKKQHNIDEKAIPAHVKKAKCKFCGNYFPLDLTESPAAIVAPPPVKKKEGPRKISVSLSKGGVGKTTTAVNLAMGLSLAGFKVLLIDTDTQGQSSYMLGVTPNAGLTELVLGELGPEETMLQVRERLWLLGGGKSLAGVKRLIGRKDFGGELTLAETLAEPTKDFDYVIVDTSPGWDPLTVNILFFVTEILAPVSLEVMSIQGLVEFLKSIASIQKYRPQVALKYILPTFLDMRVKKSIGILEKLKELYGNNVCSPIRYNVRLSEAPAYGRSIYEFAPGSPGASDYRELVRKIANNNKLLR
- a CDS encoding PilZ domain-containing protein → MDIKYGHGLEFDADDNFQEEKTSDGSPEIHVTLEQILRHGFRTPVGEQEQISLTINGNHYVVFNLSERGVGIYLNHSGEMKSLAQFQGILLTIGGHSFSTDGVVMHLSNDGIHDLCGIELISISNECQDAIIRYLQKSRSSLFVP
- a CDS encoding HigA family addiction module antidote protein encodes the protein MATKLTPITPGDVLLEEFLKPMEITQNQLAKDINVPANRVSQIIHGKREITADTALRLGKYFGIEPEFWLNLQVRYNMKIAKSKVGKLIDREVKNHFSQTNHRNLSST
- a CDS encoding excinuclease ABC subunit A, with the protein product MIKSFKCKDTEKLFDDLDVKKFRSFSRTARIKLEVLNAAISLQSLRIPPGNRLEQLKGDRSGQHSIRINDQWRICFVWSAENVFDVEIVDYYKG
- a CDS encoding caspase family protein — translated: MAKKALLVGINDYKGISDLRGCINDVTNMRDILKTYLGFTNRDIRVLVDSRATKANIVSRLQTMVSTAKSGDFLVFHFSGHGSQIRDRNGDELEDQMDELICPYDMDWDGTFITDDSLNSIFSKLPKGVLLEVFLDSCHSGTGLRDINFGRPANLGPEHTTLDRFLAPPADIECRLEGEEDDLKSPRSFRSANRSTVHHILWAGCKDNQTSADAFINNSYNGAFTYFFCKHMRASGGTLSRKELLSRVRQSLRNDGYSQIPQLECEATVRNARSLTATEKAKSKK
- a CDS encoding TIGR02281 family clan AA aspartic protease, with amino-acid sequence MILAMFCLWISGFGFVFRDSLFTHDESKPELSAAEREEVQNKKNSKRKEMADRLKAVLDDANTPQDVSSDAKPLSNETEVQKSAQDKSVILRTGWVSIIGPGGRQMAKLQAALMGNGWIAMPTRALYGGSQWTVSRDDGSTAEIASGIWNKGRVVSLWQLASFTEHEGEASLAQWVADAPLAWMSIESQKEILDIQLMPGSRQGYFVVCPLPLDIKEFGVFIQQESIVGWSFGAWLDNVYLWNGPVGSRIVANSDVRNFYDQTFANGREEKFALALSMKANNSSLERLKALVDGFSRQPKLPLNDTPDFLRVDVVGKLLKQLAEELIHQGQGAQLVDILNDDILREIGDIKLLLDLIPVITSTQGIEPAIIKLETLGKDLVEKGGVDVPAVNELHLKLYQDWLQSLVTVKSLVEAAQVLAKAKAYYPNDPYVHLLGVELALLNGDWQGAERLISMMEYPAAMQDRYELLARKISELKGDEGTVVIRFVAGSNRIPVTSELNQSIRQSFLVDTGASLVTIPSATAESLGLRPVRGGHWDSHSVSTAGGVISATEVLIETLEIEGWVENNVSALVIDIPDQPGVGLLGMNYLSRFRMDLNTREGKLSLRPK
- a CDS encoding PEP-CTERM sorting domain-containing protein, coding for MKRHIGLFLGILLLTGAKTTFATSYYYTFEVTSVSPNNTGIPPASIIGHKYIFFVDPDRNGFLPSGASSSSFFYAHLMNNAELARLTPEFLSLIGVVVDTLPPPFDPSKYGNILFDEYSDNNPANTIIIDWGSSDSSIKQLESTRTPVPGSYGDKNHLFGLNIFKEGNMFTMQDYGEILITYKHPVYKKDAAGKTIWEGGNKVIDYYEPDTYAPQFTLLQTTVKLTHITPVPEPATFILFGSGLTGLVAARRKKKSRAKSWAIIQ